A portion of the Setaria italica strain Yugu1 unplaced genomic scaffold, Setaria_italica_v2.0 scaffold_14, whole genome shotgun sequence genome contains these proteins:
- the LOC111256063 gene encoding uncharacterized protein LOC111256063 — YGETFIQTPIPSTRKGTVDRQVKSNPRNKLIHGRHRCGKGRNARGIITVRHRGGGHKRLYRKIDFRRNQKDISGRIVTIEYDPNRNAYICLIHYGDGEKRYILHPRGAIIGDTIVSGTKVPISMGNALPLTDMPLGTAIHNIEITRGRGGQLARAAGAVAKLIAKEGKLATLRLPSGEVRLVSQNCLATVGQVGNVGVNQKSLGRAGSKCWLGKRPVVRGVVMNPVDHPHGGGEGKAPIGRKKPTTPWGYPALGRRTRKRKKYSDSFILRRRK, encoded by the exons TACGGCGAAACATTTATACAAACACCTATCCCGAGCACACGCAAGGGAACCGTAGACAGGCAAGTGAAATCCAATCCACGAAATAAATTGATCCATGGACGGCACCGTTGTGGTAAAGGTCGTAATGCCAGAGGAATCATTACCGTAAGGCATAGAGGGGGAGGTCATAAGCGCCTATACCGTAAAATCGATTTTCGACGGAATCAAAAAGACATATCTGGTAGAATCGTAACCATAGAATACGACCCTAATCGAAATGCATACATTTGTCTCATACACTATGGGGATGGTGAGAAGAGATATATTTTACATCCCAGAGGGGCTATAATTGGAGATACTATTGTTTCTGGTACAAAAGTTCCTATATCAATGGGAAATGCCCTACCTTTGA CCGATATGCCCTTAGGCACGGCCATACATAACATAGAAATCACACGTGGAAGGGGTGGGCAATTAGCTAGAGCAGCAGGTGCTGTAGCGAAACTGATTGCAAAAGAGGGTAAATTGGCCACTTTAAGATTACCATCTGGGGAGGTCCGTTTGGTATCCCAAAACTGCTTAGCAACAGTCGGACAAGTGGGTAATGTTGGGGTGAACCAAAAAAGTTTGGGTAGAGCCGGATCTAAGTGTTGGCTAGGTAAACGCCCCGTAGTAAGAGGGGTAGTTATGAACCCTGTGGACCACCCCCATGGGGGCGGTGAAGGGAAAGCCCCCATTGGTAGAAAAAAACCCACAACCCCTTGGGGTTATCCTGCGCTTGGAAGAAGAactaggaaaaggaaaaaatatagtGATAGTTTTATTCTTCGTCGCCGTAAGTAA